In one Alistipes sp. ZOR0009 genomic region, the following are encoded:
- a CDS encoding NADH-quinone oxidoreductase subunit C: protein MNREELKGYLETTFPQYTVEDTFDFPLLWVPAAELLQVLTALKQGDKTKFNFLFCETAVDRNTHFEVVYHIHSYDFKHDMVVKVKLDDRDNAVVDSVFPLWAGAEFMENEMYDLFGIRFNGHPNLRRFMLGDEWPGHPLRKDYVDENMISL, encoded by the coding sequence ATGAATAGAGAAGAATTGAAGGGATATTTGGAAACCACATTCCCTCAGTACACCGTAGAGGATACGTTCGACTTCCCCCTACTTTGGGTTCCTGCTGCCGAGCTGCTACAGGTGCTAACTGCGCTTAAGCAGGGCGACAAAACCAAGTTTAACTTCCTATTCTGCGAAACAGCTGTCGACCGAAACACCCACTTCGAGGTGGTTTACCACATCCACTCGTACGACTTTAAGCACGACATGGTGGTAAAGGTAAAGCTCGACGATCGCGACAACGCCGTGGTCGATTCGGTATTCCCCCTGTGGGCCGGCGCAGAATTCATGGAGAACGAGATGTACGACCTCTTTGGAATCCGCTTCAACGGGCATCCAAACCTTCGCCGCTTTATGCTAGGCGACGAGTGGCCTGGCCACCCGCTTCGTAAGGATTATGTAGATGAAAATATGATTTCGTTGTAA
- a CDS encoding NADH-quinone oxidoreductase subunit B yields MDLTQKPDFPGEVFADETGKTNFLVTSVDALANWARSNSLWPLTFGTSCCAIEMMSAASAKYDWSRFGFEVARATPRQADLIIVAGTITYKMAPVLKRLYDQMPEPKFVIAMGACAVSGGPFFYNSYSVVKGVDNVIPVDVYIPGCPPRPEALLEGMMALQAKIKKMRAYVIDKPKKVQEDE; encoded by the coding sequence ATGGATTTAACTCAGAAACCAGATTTTCCGGGCGAGGTATTTGCCGACGAAACCGGCAAAACCAACTTTTTGGTTACCTCAGTTGATGCGCTAGCCAACTGGGCACGCAGCAACTCCCTGTGGCCGCTAACTTTCGGAACAAGCTGCTGCGCTATCGAGATGATGTCAGCCGCCTCGGCTAAGTACGACTGGTCTCGCTTTGGTTTCGAGGTTGCCCGCGCAACCCCTCGTCAGGCCGACTTAATCATTGTGGCCGGTACCATCACCTACAAGATGGCCCCCGTGCTCAAGAGGCTTTACGACCAAATGCCAGAGCCCAAGTTCGTAATCGCCATGGGCGCTTGCGCCGTTTCCGGTGGCCCTTTCTTCTACAACTCTTACTCGGTGGTTAAGGGCGTAGACAACGTAATCCCCGTGGATGTATACATCCCAGGATGCCCTCCTCGTCCCGAAGCGCTGCTCGAGGGAATGATGGCCCTCCAAGCTAAGATTAAAAAGATGCGGGCTTACGTTATTGATAAACCTAAAAAGGTACAAGAGGATGAATAG
- a CDS encoding NADH-quinone oxidoreductase subunit A yields the protein MGSVSLLLLMFCGIFFAALAIGLGNAMSVSKTNEVKGEAYECGIQTEGTTWVQFHVGYYLFALVFLLFDVEIAFMYPWAAAFKTVGVTAFVEMLFFVIVLFLGLLYAYKKKALQWI from the coding sequence ATGGGAAGTGTTTCACTCCTACTGCTAATGTTTTGCGGAATTTTCTTCGCTGCATTGGCTATTGGGCTTGGTAACGCCATGTCGGTGAGCAAGACCAATGAAGTAAAGGGAGAAGCTTACGAGTGTGGTATCCAAACAGAGGGTACCACCTGGGTTCAATTCCACGTAGGTTACTACCTTTTTGCCCTCGTATTCCTGCTTTTCGACGTCGAAATCGCCTTCATGTACCCTTGGGCCGCGGCCTTCAAGACGGTAGGCGTTACGGCATTTGTCGAAATGCTATTTTTCGTTATCGTATTGTTCCTTGGGCTTCTTTATGCCTATAAAAAGAAAGCGTTACAATGGATTTAA
- a CDS encoding DUF4116 domain-containing protein: protein MGQYREFTEQDYINMGHAKLMEVVKHFPYVIRLRIKQTPELCMAAVRVDGLVLECVRVQSREICLEAVKQNGFALRYAEFQNEEILMEAVKQNGMALGLIRNQTIDLIKAALVQTPFAYNKIIKQDLFTYMLLRELYGELRLKLESVE from the coding sequence ATGGGACAATACAGAGAGTTTACGGAACAAGATTACATAAACATGGGTCATGCTAAGTTGATGGAGGTAGTTAAACATTTTCCTTATGTGATAAGGTTGAGAATAAAGCAAACACCAGAGTTGTGTATGGCCGCGGTAAGGGTTGACGGGTTAGTTCTTGAATGCGTTAGGGTACAGAGTAGAGAAATATGCTTAGAGGCAGTGAAGCAGAACGGTTTCGCGTTAAGGTATGCCGAATTCCAAAATGAAGAAATTCTTATGGAGGCCGTGAAGCAGAATGGGATGGCGTTGGGGTTAATTAGAAACCAAACGATTGATTTAATAAAGGCGGCATTGGTACAGACGCCTTTTGCTTATAATAAGATAATAAAACAAGACCTTTTTACATATATGTTGCTTAGGGAGTTATACGGTGAACTAAGGCTTAAACTTGAATCAGTAGAATAA
- a CDS encoding carboxypeptidase-like regulatory domain-containing protein produces the protein MKSTTINFYRALNNIIRFIKSSPDIQSYPAAKTILSNMVANSAAIAPIYEELQQDSSYLQDKVNLLVKNISKNGYPIGKAVESYAIDRKDPFLAKRIHTNYTQINRAGCNATYNYGKMIEVEALRLLEQLKSYRIDEQMLVDYGNDLTELKRTLAELDDFQQNRKHKNMQLEQYLKQSRTYIEQVDVFMETFRMQQPELYKMYIAIRKEKENINGITQIKVYDSETGEPVREAKVAIISTTRMENGKPLTVVERKTGKNGELRISELDYDIYDVMVTKIGCKATAAKLVVSDNSHIKLEIKLERLQLS, from the coding sequence ATGAAATCAACTACCATTAACTTTTACAGGGCATTAAACAACATTATTCGTTTTATTAAAAGTTCGCCAGATATACAGAGCTACCCGGCAGCAAAAACGATTCTTAGCAATATGGTTGCCAACAGCGCGGCGATAGCGCCCATTTACGAGGAGCTGCAACAGGACTCGAGCTACCTACAGGATAAAGTAAACCTTTTGGTAAAGAATATCTCCAAAAATGGGTACCCGATTGGCAAAGCAGTAGAAAGTTACGCGATTGATAGGAAGGATCCGTTTTTGGCAAAGCGTATCCACACCAACTACACGCAAATCAACCGAGCAGGCTGCAACGCAACGTATAATTATGGGAAGATGATAGAAGTAGAGGCATTACGCCTGCTTGAGCAGCTTAAATCGTACCGAATTGATGAGCAGATGCTGGTAGATTACGGCAACGACCTTACGGAGCTGAAGCGTACGCTTGCAGAGCTGGATGACTTCCAGCAAAATCGAAAGCATAAGAATATGCAGCTGGAGCAGTACCTAAAACAAAGCCGAACGTACATAGAACAGGTTGACGTCTTTATGGAAACGTTTCGAATGCAGCAACCTGAACTTTACAAGATGTATATCGCCATTCGGAAAGAAAAGGAGAACATCAACGGCATAACGCAGATAAAAGTGTACGATAGCGAGACGGGCGAACCTGTAAGGGAGGCTAAGGTGGCCATAATTTCGACAACAAGGATGGAAAATGGAAAACCGCTAACGGTGGTGGAGCGCAAGACTGGAAAGAATGGCGAGCTGCGGATTTCGGAGCTGGACTACGATATTTATGACGTGATGGTAACCAAAATTGGCTGTAAAGCGACCGCTGCCAAGCTGGTGGTGTCGGATAACAGCCATATAAAGCTAGAAATTAAGTTAGAGCGGCTTCAGCTTAGCTAG